The genomic window TCTTAATTTAGGGGGGATTGCTAATCTATCTTTTCATAACGAAGCTCTCATTGCATTTGACTCTACGGTGTGTAATATGGTGCTCAATGCTTTGGCAGAAAAGAAAGGGGAGCAATTTGATAGAGATGGGCATATTGCAGAGCAAGGGGTTGTGATTAAAACCCTTATTTCACAAATAAATTCTCTTCCTTTTTTTCAAAAAAAATATCCTAAAAGTTTAGGAGTAGAGTGGTTTTTGCAGTATATACATCCTTTTTTGGATACTTCTCAGTATACTATAGAAAATTTGATGCGAACTTTTGCTGTTCATATTGCAGAGCAGATAAATAAAGATGTAAACACCTATAAAACCCAAGAAAAGGTGAATATATTGGTGACTGGCGGAGGAACCCATAATACTTTTTTGTTCCAAGAACTCAATAGAGTTGGAAAAGGGGAGAACGTTTTTGAAAAACCCGACAAACAAATCATAGACTATAAAGAAGCCATAATTTTTGCTTTTTTAGGATTCTTAAGATATATGAATATTCCCAATGCTTTGAAAAACGTAACAGGGGCTTCTTCCGATACTTCTAATGGTGTAATGCATGGTTTTTGTATATAATTAAAAAAATCTTTTCATTCTTATAAGAAAATACTTGTAATTATCTATTTTTTATTACTTTTATGTATTATTATCATTCCATTAAAATATTATAAAACATCATTATAACTTACTCAAAATGCAAGAAACACAAAAAACACAATCACAAATAGTAGACATAAAAATCCCCGTAGTAGGCGAATCTATCAGTGAGGTCACTATATCAAAATGGCTTGTAAAAGACGGAGACATGGTTAAAATAGATCAAATAGTAGCAGAAATAGAATCTGATAAAGCGACATTTGAGATAACGGCGTCCCATTCCGGAAAATGTATTATAAAAGCAGAAGCAGGAATATCTTTAGAAATAGGAGCATTAGTTTGTCAAATAGATACTTCTTTTGCTTCGAATCAAACCTCAACAACAGCAATACCTACTCCTTCTAAAAATCCTAAAAAAGAAGAAGTTCCCTCCAATAATTCCTCTATAATAGGACATCCTTCGCCTGCCGCCCATAAGATATTAGCAGAAAAAGGGATACAGCCATCCACCATAAAAGGAACAGGTATCGGAGGTAGAATAACAAAAGAAGATGCTGTCAGTACTATGACAAAAGCAAGCACTCCGGCAACTGTCCAAGCGACCCCATCAAATACAACAAGAGAGCAAAGAAGAGAAAAGATGTCTTCCCTGCGAAAAACTATATCAAGAAGATTAGTAGCAGTTAAAAACGAAACAGCTATGCTTACTACCTTTAATGAAATAAATATGAAACCTATTATGGACATACGAAAAGAGTATAAAGATGCTTTTAAAGAGAAGTATGATGTAGGATTAGGTTTTATGTCTTTTTTTACCAAAGCAGTATGTGCGGCACTCAAAGAATACCCCGCTGTAAATGCACAAATAGATGGAGATGAGATAATATACAATGATTTTTGTGATATTTCTATCGCTGTATCTGCTCCGAAAGGGCTTGTTGTGCCTGTGATAAGGAACGCAGATATTCTTTCTTTTTCACAAATAGAAAAAGAAATTTTACAACTCGCTCAAAAAGCTCGTGAAAACAAATTATCTATTGAAGAAATGACGGGAGGAACTTTTACTATCACAAATGGAGGAATATTTGGCTCACTTATGTCTACTCCTATTATCAATGGACCTCAATCTGCTATATTAGGAATGCATAACATTGTAGAAAGACCCGTTGTTTGTCCTTATAGTAAAGAAATAGTGGCTCGTCCCATGATGTATGTTGCACTCTCATACGACCATAGAATTATTGATGGAAGAGAATCTGTTAGTTTTTTAGTCAGAGTAAAGCAACTTTTGGAAGACCCTACTCGTTTATTGTTAGAAGTTTAAAGAGAAGTTAAAAAATAAATAACCCATACAGCACAAAACTGTATGGGTTATTTCAATTTAATGTAGAAGAGAACAGAATATGTTATTTCTTCTTCGGTTTTGGATCAGGTGTAGGAACTGCTTTTGGAGTCCATTCACCGATACTTTTTTCATTCATTCTTACATATTCATCATTTTTAGCTTCTTTTGCTTTTGCATGACTTACCTTCGCTGCTTCTATTGCGTCAGCATATCTACCTAAATCCGCTAAAATAAGAGCTCGGGTTCTATGCACCCAGAAACGATTTCCATCTATTGCTAATGCTTTATCTACCCATGCTAATGCTTGTACTTTATCTTTTCCATTAGCAAAATAATAACTTGCTGCATCATAATAGGTTTGAGCAAGGGATGACTCAGGACTTGCCTTAAATTTATCTATAGATGCCATTACTTCTGCATCTGTTGACAACTGTATGTTTAAATTTACTAATGTTTCATCCCATATAAATTGGAGATCTGCACCACTGTTTTGTATGTTTGCAAACTGGATAGTGAAGGTTTCTGTTTTTATTCCATATTTTATTACAGGAACAACAACTTTGAGAGTATCATTTTTTTCTCCCACAAATCGCACAGTCCAATTGTCTTGATTAACAATAGATGTTATAATATATTTTCCTGCTTTGGCAGGGATTCCTTCTATAACTATATCTCTATCAAAAGAAAGAGATGTAGGTGCATTTGCTCCTGTTCTCCACACACTTCCAAAAGGAACTACTTCTCCTCCAAAAATAGTTCTTCCCTTTACCCCAGGTCGAGAATACTCTACACTGAAAGTGGCAAGACCTATTGTCTGAGTTAATTTAGCACCGGGACTTGGTTGTGGTGTTCTTATTTGAGCATTTACTGCTCCAAAAAACAAACATAATATACTTACTACAAAAAATTTCATTAGTTTTAAGTTTTAAATAAATATTTAATTAAATTATACTGAATATATTAAACATAGTGCAAAATCAATGCCAAGTTTTTATAGGACATAATGTCAGTATTGTACAATGTTTTTTTGAGACATTATACAAATGCAAATTATTTTTTTCCTCCTACGGAAATAATATTTACTAAGAGTTTATATGCACCGGGAACCCCAGCGGGAAGCTGCCGAAAAAATGACAAACCCGTATATATGTAATGTCCTTTTCCGTATTTTGCAACTAAGAGTATTCCTTTTTGTGGATCTTCACCTGTATCCTGAGAAGATAAAAGAGGGGTAAATTTTTTATCCCATGATTTTGCAAAGTAAAGACCTCTTTCTTGTACCCATCCTTGAAAATCCTCTGCACCTATTTTATTAGGAAATTGAAAAAGAGGATTATGTGGATCTAAAAAAACCATAGGAGATTCTTCCACAGCAACTCTTCCTCTCCCTATTTCTAAATTGTACGGGGAAACACCTTTGACGAGCAACTCATTATTTGTAAAATATTGCACTATCAAATTACCTCCTTTTTCCACGTAATCAAAAAGATTTTTTGTTTCAAATCGGAGTTCTTTTACTGTATTAAAAGCACGAATTCCTAATATAATAGCATCGTATTGCTGTAAATTTGTTTGAGAAAGGGAATGCCCTGGTATAATTTCTACCTTATACCCTATTTGTTCTAAACAGGTAGGTACTTCATCTCCCGCTCCCATTATATACCCAATTGTAAACTCTTCGTTTTTTGTTTTTTTTATATCTAATTTTACTATTTTTGCTTTACAAATGGGAACGAGTGTTTGGACAGGTATATGGGGGTATTGCAATTCTATATAACTATTATTATAAAGATTTCCTCCCGTTAAAACTTCTGCTACCATTTCTCCCGAAGTATTATTTTTTGGACAAGTGACTTTAAAAGAAAATATTTTTTCTTGATATTTTTCTTCTAATTCTAATGGGTATGAGGCAGGGGTTACTTTCCATCCACTGGGGACATTTAATTGGACTTGTCCTTTTATATTATTTTTACCTGCTATTACGGTTACCTCTATCGTTTTTGGTTTTTCTATATCCTCAAAAAGATATATTTTATTTTTTAAGGACACAAAAGCAGGGGGGGTAACAGCGAGGGGTTTATAAACCTCTCCTTTTACAGGGTCATTTTTTTTAAATACAAGATTTGTTTCTAATGTAATGTCTAATCCGCCGACTATGAATGAAAAAGTGCAAGTTATAGGTTCACTTTCAGGTCGACTCCGCATAAGTTGTTCATCTACTTTTGACATTCCCAAAGTTCCTTCTTTTTTTAACCAATACGGATGTGTATAGGGTACTGTACTCGGGAAGTTATATACTTTTTCTTTTGTATATGGGATGTTATAAAAAAGCGGTTGATTTACTTTTATTTTTTCTCCAAGAGAAGGGATGGATACTTCTGTGAGGACGATATTCGCTTCCGATCTATTGAGTGCTTCAAAACTGATTCTTAGGGTATCTTCATGGGAAATAGAATATGTATTTGTTTTTATTTCATAAAAAAGACCTGTGATAGCCGTAATAATAGTTTTGATTTCTTTCTGTTTTATAGTTTTCCAAAATATATCGGATACATTTTCTAATTCTCTATAGGCATCTAAGAGGTGCGGGAGAATAGAAATAGGATTTTCGGGATTATATTGAGAAAGTGCATTATTCATAAAATATAAAACTTTCTCGGTTCCACTTACTCTTTTGAGGGATGTCTCTATATCTTCCATAATATCTTTTTGAACCAACGGAACATCCCATTGCTTGAGATACTCTATGT from Chitinophagaceae bacterium includes these protein-coding regions:
- the odhB gene encoding 2-oxoglutarate dehydrogenase complex dihydrolipoyllysine-residue succinyltransferase, translating into MQETQKTQSQIVDIKIPVVGESISEVTISKWLVKDGDMVKIDQIVAEIESDKATFEITASHSGKCIIKAEAGISLEIGALVCQIDTSFASNQTSTTAIPTPSKNPKKEEVPSNNSSIIGHPSPAAHKILAEKGIQPSTIKGTGIGGRITKEDAVSTMTKASTPATVQATPSNTTREQRREKMSSLRKTISRRLVAVKNETAMLTTFNEINMKPIMDIRKEYKDAFKEKYDVGLGFMSFFTKAVCAALKEYPAVNAQIDGDEIIYNDFCDISIAVSAPKGLVVPVIRNADILSFSQIEKEILQLAQKARENKLSIEEMTGGTFTITNGGIFGSLMSTPIINGPQSAILGMHNIVERPVVCPYSKEIVARPMMYVALSYDHRIIDGRESVSFLVRVKQLLEDPTRLLLEV
- a CDS encoding PIG-L family deacetylase encodes the protein MNQKNTIFFCISLVFLWGITNQESYSQKPKHYNEADIRLMLKKLPVAASVLYIAAHPDDENTQLIAYFANEKMYRTAYLSCTRGDGGQNLIGSDIGEKLGVIRTSELGEARKIDGGEQFFTRAIDFGYSKQPNETFTKWDRQEVLSDIVWVIRKFRPDVIITRFALETGFTHGHHTASAMLANEAFKIAGDADKFPEQLQYVEPWKPTHIFWNTSTWFYQSRGQKMDTTGLIKIEVGEYSKILGLSYTEIAANSRSMHKTQGFGETAIRGRDIEYLKQWDVPLVQKDIMEDIETSLKRVSGTEKVLYFMNNALSQYNPENPISILPHLLDAYRELENVSDIFWKTIKQKEIKTIITAITGLFYEIKTNTYSISHEDTLRISFEALNRSEANIVLTEVSIPSLGEKIKVNQPLFYNIPYTKEKVYNFPSTVPYTHPYWLKKEGTLGMSKVDEQLMRSRPESEPITCTFSFIVGGLDITLETNLVFKKNDPVKGEVYKPLAVTPPAFVSLKNKIYLFEDIEKPKTIEVTVIAGKNNIKGQVQLNVPSGWKVTPASYPLELEEKYQEKIFSFKVTCPKNNTSGEMVAEVLTGGNLYNNSYIELQYPHIPVQTLVPICKAKIVKLDIKKTKNEEFTIGYIMGAGDEVPTCLEQIGYKVEIIPGHSLSQTNLQQYDAIILGIRAFNTVKELRFETKNLFDYVEKGGNLIVQYFTNNELLVKGVSPYNLEIGRGRVAVEESPMVFLDPHNPLFQFPNKIGAEDFQGWVQERGLYFAKSWDKKFTPLLSSQDTGEDPQKGILLVAKYGKGHYIYTGLSFFRQLPAGVPGAYKLLVNIISVGGKK
- a CDS encoding DUF2911 domain-containing protein, with the translated sequence MKFFVVSILCLFFGAVNAQIRTPQPSPGAKLTQTIGLATFSVEYSRPGVKGRTIFGGEVVPFGSVWRTGANAPTSLSFDRDIVIEGIPAKAGKYIITSIVNQDNWTVRFVGEKNDTLKVVVPVIKYGIKTETFTIQFANIQNSGADLQFIWDETLVNLNIQLSTDAEVMASIDKFKASPESSLAQTYYDAASYYFANGKDKVQALAWVDKALAIDGNRFWVHRTRALILADLGRYADAIEAAKVSHAKAKEAKNDEYVRMNEKSIGEWTPKAVPTPDPKPKKK
- a CDS encoding anhydro-N-acetylmuramic acid kinase, coding for MKKIVLGLMSGTSLDGIDIALCEFVTETKKSFASKILATESCAYTTAWKKRLENALSMNGEDLSVLDIELGLLFGEKIISFCKKNHTKPDFISSHGHTVFHQPVKKLTLQIGNGEAIWISTHIPTICNFRIGDVLIGGQGAPLVPMGERYLFPEHTIFLNLGGIANLSFHNEALIAFDSTVCNMVLNALAEKKGEQFDRDGHIAEQGVVIKTLISQINSLPFFQKKYPKSLGVEWFLQYIHPFLDTSQYTIENLMRTFAVHIAEQINKDVNTYKTQEKVNILVTGGGTHNTFLFQELNRVGKGENVFEKPDKQIIDYKEAIIFAFLGFLRYMNIPNALKNVTGASSDTSNGVMHGFCI